The genomic window CAGAGACGCCGGCGTTCAACACGTACCTACCAAACCAGCCACGCTCTCGACAGTCGACAGGCAGGCTGTGGACTCGTAGAGCTACGGAAATCTGCCAATTATTATTGGGCCATGCCGAAAATTCTGctcgcgcacacacacacacactcgtGAGTAGTTGCAGTTGATGGCAAGAACGGCGTGCTGTAGTAGCAGTAAAATTGCTTGGATTTCACTGCAAGGCAAAGGCAAAAGTTGTATGATGTGTGGTGGTAATCACAGTGGTGGTGGTTGTCGTTGTTGCAGGCAGGAGGACCCTACTACCAGGTGGAGCTGGGGCGGCTTGACGGCAAGGTCGGGACGCGCGCCGTGGTGAAGCACAgcctccccggcgccgcctTCGACCTCGACCAGCTCAACAAGCTCTTCGCCACCAACGGCCTCACCCAGACCGACATGATCGCCCTCTCAGGTATCAAAAACATGACAAATTTTACAGTACCAAAATTTTGTATTCTGAGTGCCAAATTCTACACTAGAAATTATAACAACCTAAAACCGGATGGGACActttatagtacaacgaatctgaacagaaaACATATCTGGATTTGTTATACTATGAAGTGTCTCGTTCGgtactagattgctatattatgggacggagggagtatcttcttAAGAACTATAAAATCACTCTAAATCGCTATAAAATTGGGTATTTTCGGTGTTAAATGTTACAATAGAATAGAATATATGGTATTCGCTATAAAATTGGGTATTCTCGGTGTTAAATGTTACAATAGAATAGAATATATGGTATCTCAGAGTATCTTGAGCTATATCTTCTTAAAAATTGTAAAATCACTCTAAAAACGTACTAACATAAAttcctttttataaaatcaaatTCTAAAACTAATTTATAAAATTCAAATGAACTTTTGGGTGAATCTGTTTTCATCGTCTGCTTGTTAGCTTATCAGTCGTAACGAATGTGGTGCAGGAGGGCACACGATAGGGGTGACGCACTGCGACAAGTTCGTGCGGCGGCTGTACCAGTTCAAGGGGGCGGCGCCGCAGTACAGCCCGCCGATGAACCTGGCGTTCCTGCGGCAGATGAGGCAGACGTGCCCGCTCAGCTACAGCCCGACCACCGTCGCCATGCTCGACGCCGTCTCGCCCAACAAGTTCGACAATGGCTACTTCCAGACGCTGCAGCAGCTCAAGGGCCTCCTCGCCTCCGACCAGGTGCTCTTCGCCGACCGCCGCTCGCGCGCCACCGTCAACTACTTCGCCGCCAACCAGACCGCCTTCTTCgacgccttcgtcgccgccatcaccaAGCTCGGCCGCGTCGGCGTCAAGACGGCCGCCGGCTCCGACGCCGAGATCCGGCGAGTCTGCACCAAGGTCAACTAATAGCGTAGAGCAGTATAGCTCACATTTGGGTGGTAGAGAGGGTAAATTGGTGAATTCTTCTCTGtgtctctcttcttcttcttcctcttcttctccatgaTGATCTTCGATTCTCACTGTCCATGTTCACAAGTCCACCACGCACAGTTGTTGTATTTGTTCCCGCCAATTCTTTTCTTGATTCTTATAATCATAAAAAGTGTCATACATTAATTAGGATATATTTTCAGGGCCCCTACCCATGTGATATGATAGAAGGTACACTTACAATGATGTAAATGTTTACAGCTGGTCCAGTTAATCAAGTATATCCCATACATATGCCATTCCTTTTTGAAATTTGCAAGTCAGTCACAAAAAAAGGAAGATGGGGTTGAATTTTGTACTACATACATTGAACTCTCATCACATTGGCTACAggctgatgagtgatgacagAGGATTCAGTATGCATGCATGGTCCAGGTTCTCTCATAAATTCAGCCAGCATGTGAGCTGTGAATGCCCTCCAGAAACCATGTGACATTTTCAGACATGCATAACCAGGCAAACCTAAAATGTTAGAAGAAACTAAAATTTGTAATGAAGCCTACCATTTTTTACCATTACACGACGAGCACACACACCATGCATCATGCCTAGCCCAATTCATACAGGagattttcttatatttttattcgAATAAATTTCATGAAACTACATACTACAAATAAACTAttgcaaaactatatatttaagatagtatatcataaaactataaatttaacatGAAATgcatcacaaaactatatatttaagatgGAGTAtcacaaaacaacaaattttaTAATCAAGTTATCATACAACTACAAATTTACCACAAATGTAATCACATAACTACAATGGTATGAATTCGAGCATGATAATagtgctagggatttaaactctaaaatagttttgtgataatttaatttttaaatccTTAGTTTTGCGATACTCTACCTTAAATTTTAGAATGATTTTGGTGTAAAAACTATAATTTAAGATACACTATcgtcttaaatatgtagttttgtgatagtttgatcaagctatctatatctatagtactcattttatttttctgggTGCATGTATAGGGTGTTAATCAGCGGCCCTCTTTACTGTTATCTGCATTCTGCAAAAACAATTGAAAAGGAGTGCATAATCTCATAAACCCATGCGCAAGAAATTGGTGACTGGGATGTGACTGTATGACACTACAAAAGCAAGTTCGCCATAAACCACTGCTTTTGTAGGTCAAGTACTCAAATTTCAACCAAGCACATACTTTTGCATAGCATAACTTCATGCGTTGGTTTGGTACCGTCGACAGGTCTCTTCTTTCATCAAAAGATCCGACTTTGCAGTTTCCTAACCTACTGATGTGATACCTGTAAGCAAACTAATTCAATGTTTCTGAATTCAGAACCTGGGTTTGCACTGGTAGTTAACTGAACTCCGTGATGGAGTGTTGTTACATATTCACCTGTATGAGCACTGAATTTGATTTGTCAGATATTCAAATCATTATGTCCAAAATATCaagttgtttttcttcaaacaaaAATAGATAAGCATGGACGTAATTAAGTTTGATATGGGATGAACACTGAAGACTGAAAGTTACTCTCAAATTGTTGTCAATACACGTCACATTCTTGTTCATAAGTACATTGTACTTCTCGCCCGGCTATTTTCTTGACAAAGCGATGAACATGCCGTTTCCATGACTAGCCTCCTTTAACAGAAAGATTCAGCATGGTCCAGACCTTCAAATTAAATTGACCACAGCAATAGAAGTATGTACTAGCTGGCTGGAAAATTTAGCAAACCAGCGTTTAATTTCTGTTAGACTTAATATCTCAAACTTCCACATCAGCTTGAATTCTTGGCCATGTCATTCATGGGGGGCAGTTGTGTGCCCAACCTAAACAGCTTTCCTTCCTGAAGTTCGACAATGCTTTTGTTGCATAATTTTGTAACTGACCCATAGATGCATACAGCATCCATCTCTGTcccctaaaaaaatatttttttggctaTGAATTTGAAAAAGCTATCAAATTTTAAGCAGTATTTGTTctttttaaaatggagggagtactgtataGAGGTCACAAACTAGTTCTCAGTTTGGTCCCTTGGCTATCTAGAGTGAAATAGGGAACCACAAGTCAATAATaagcaaacaagaaaaataatggTGATAAAAACGTGACTCTAGAACACAATTCCTTATGCCTTCCACACACCACTGCTTTTCTTTCTAGGTCTACACTCTACAGTATATCCAATCCATTGTCACGTACAACTCCTTTTGGATTGCCATCATAATGTCTTAGTTTGGAGCAAACATGCCATCGCTTTCTGAAGGGAAATCAGCTGTCACAACTCATAAGCACTAAACTGCTTGCTTTACCAACTAACTtaactgaagaaaaaaaaagttgggactAGTTTTCACTTGGTAAGATAAACAAGAAATTGTCACATGGTGAAACCTCTTTCCATACTTTCAGAAGCACAAGAGATTAACAACATTTTTTACTTTGGTAAAACTGTTGAAGAGACAGTGCTAACGACATGTACGAAAGCTCCCAAAAATTGCTACCAACCTCCTATTTTCATTCTCAATTGTTGTCCCTTCATCTAGCAATGCCAAACTCATAGGAAAGCATCTTGTCCTGTGCAAATCATGCCCATGGCCTAATGAATAGATGATTTGGTGCAACAGAAAAAGGTGCTTCTCGTGTCCATTTGTACCTTTTTGGGGCCCTAAAGCATCTCAAAGAACACAAAACGTTGCTGCTGCAACAGATGGCATGCATGGCCAACCAGTCTGATGATGTGTCACTCTGTCTGCATAAATGCTACAAGCAAACCattgtatatactccctctgtcccagaatataagaagttttaggggTTAGATatagttattaagaaagtatatagaagtgaatggtggagggttgtgattggatgaatAGTAGAGATAGGTGtgaaaagtgaatggtgaagggttgtgattggttgggaaaagaatgttggtggaaaagttgttatattttataacaAATTATGAGggttaaaagttattatattttagtacgGAGGGAGGGAATACTTGTTAAGTTTGTTCCTAACTACTGATCTCAAAAGGTAACATACTACTATGTTAAGCTCTCGTGGGAGCATTACTAGTAATTAAGTACAAGACCAAACATAGATTGCTTCACAATGTGACAACAATGTGCATCCCATGGTCACATGAAGCAGAAATCTAATGGCATGGGTCTAGATAAGGAAAGAACAGTGCTTTATGTCCTACAAATCTACGCACAAATGCAAGAAAAACAATGTTGACAACCTCTGCACAGAATAGCATAAAACATTGGGAATCCTCCCATGTGATGGTGGCTAATTACGAAATTAATGGTGTCAGATTTCGTACCAAGGTCTTAAAAATAGATCATGCAAAAACACTGCATTGCAGAGTTCATATTGAATGGCAACATGATTGTGTAGATACGGCCAATCTGAATAGCTGCATATCTGCCATAAAGTGATAATAAACCTGCCGGTTTCTCACACTGTTCCTTGTCAAGAAAAGATTCTGATCGCTGAATTATATGACCGAGTTGAATAGTatccatttattttgttattgtGATATGGGCATAGGtgccttaaaaaaatatgggatcataatagtagtggcattaaaaaaagagaaagtacATCCGGAACAAAACCTCTTGAAATGATAAGACGAGCACCCCCTCTATTCTTGCATTTATTCACGCTGGTCTACCAAGAAATATGAAGGAATAGCTATGTAGTAATATGGTGCAGCATTGAAAACCAGAGATTTAACAGATATATGGAATAAAAGTAGGCATCAattgaaagaagagagaaaagctgCATCatgtttaaatttaatgaaCCCAGAGAACTGTTATCCATGCTTAATCTACAAAAGATGAGAGGATTGGTTGTGCCATTGTGGGCTGCAATTAGAAAGGCACTCATGGGCCTTACAAGTTGGGATGAATAACCCTCTTATTGCAGTAAAGCTACCTCAGGATTTTTTGGAGACTGCGGTTTCAAAAAGTATCAAGAAAAGCTTTAAACTTTCAGAAGGCTGGACCTGAAATGCAGAAGGCTCCACTTTGGAATTATTTGCCTAAAATCATAGCATAACAACGTAGTCTTAATGTCCTGGCAATTAAAATTTCACACCCTATCACCATCACCTCGTTTCACTGGTATGTTCCAGgttgatacttcctccgtctcaaaatatgtATGAGTAAGAGTGATAATACAGGCCTATAAAAACATGTTCTGTCCTTCAGTGATGTCAATGATGAAATAAATAGCAAGAAATTATCCATGTTTCATATTTCAGAGGTCATCAGTAATTGCAAAtcttttttgccgggtcggcgaTAGGGTGctgaccaaatttcattaagatcaAGGAAATTGCAAATCCTTTTTTTGAGACaaaggcaaaagctttgccttaTTACATTGATACCCAAGGAAGAGTACACATCCGAGTACCAACCCAACAGATAACACCTTACGAACACTCCAAACTCAAACCAGGTTACAAAGCACCTGAAACACTGGACACCAAATCAGTAATTGCAAATCTAATATGTGGTTGGGGGCCAAAGTGAATGAATTTTTACTAACACTCCAATCGAGCAGAATTTTAATTATTGTAACCATAAGTCCAATCAAGCAGGAATTTTTCCCAAGGGTCCTCTGGTCTCATTATCTGATGGTAGGTGATGTGTAACTTGGACCGGATACCGAAACAAAAATGTACAGGAGTTTCCAAGAAGAAAGCAATCTATCATATTCACAAATTTGAGTGAATTGAGTCAGTGTCTAGCATGTCTAACACTGTttcattataaatttataatatttacGAGCTTGAACAACCTATATTCATGTGCCCCCCTTGTCCATCTCTGAAGGTATTGCTGAAGTTTTGCATATTGGACACCAGTTCTTCTGTCTAAGCCATTCATGAATGCAGGACACATGGTATTGATGCTCACACTGCATCCTACCAACTTCTTCGCCCTCAATGTATTCCTCCTGTAGCATAACGTTAATATCAAACAGTGCCAATTAGAAGCATAAGCAACACAAGGAAATAGTTGTCTAACGTAAAATAAGTACAGCATGTGCATTAAAATGGCTAATGAACGGGACATATAGaaaacaaaataagaaaaattgtAGAGCTGAGAAAACATGAAGCTAAACATAATTTTCCTCAACATAATACTCCTATTTTCCTTTGCTTTATTGTGCACCCTAAGTAATCATGAATTATATTAATTAACATCGTGTGCAACAGAGATGACAATCTCTGAGTAATACCTGACATATGCTGCACTTGGCGTCATCTAGTACAGCTCTGTTCGCTTCAAGATCTGAATTTGGTAACTTATACACATTTCGCTTGAGACACTTCACAAGCTGCTCATCAGATAGGGCAGTGCTGACAGAACCGATTCGCTCCTCTAGTGCTAATAGTTCCTGAGCAAATGAAAAGCAGAAGAAAATACATAACCTTCTGATGTCAGAATCAGATGAGCCGATGACACTTCTTTGTTAAGGAAAGAGATATTCTAATTGAACCTTTGAGGAAGAATCAACATGGTGAAAGCAATACCTCATAAGACATGTTGTCAATATCCATTCTCATATCTCTGTGCTGGTCATGCAGGCCAAGGCCGCTAAGAAACAAGTTAGTTTCTAGCACCAGCAATTGCTGCCAATATTTTCATCCAGAAGGCCAGAGCACATTTCAGTACCATGTTAgcaataaaattgaaaaaagggAATCAAGTCAAAGAACTAACCTCATAAGTCAATTCATCATCTTGTTCAATCCTGTCCAATGCTAGCAACACCTGAAAACAGGAATCACACCAAATATCAAGAAACTGTAGCAGCCAATAGAATACAGTATATTGCAAATATATGATATTTAGTAAATTTCATCCCAAACAAAATGTAGGCACAGTATGACAACTCAGACAAGTATGTTACAAGTTTCTGGAAAACAACCTCAGCAATGCCTTCCATGTTTATATGCCTGTagttctc from Oryza glaberrima chromosome 6, OglaRS2, whole genome shotgun sequence includes these protein-coding regions:
- the LOC127777293 gene encoding peroxidase 16-like; its protein translation is MGQRRRSGPRRQSQSVVVVVVAVLLATASCAAAQLSQSYYASTCPNVETLVRGAVTQKLKETFNAAPGTLRLFFHDCFVRGCDASVLIAGPDDEHSAGADTTLSPDALDLITRAKAAVDADAQCANKVSCADILALAARDVVSQAGGPYYQVELGRLDGKVGTRAVVKHSLPGAAFDLDQLNKLFATNGLTQTDMIALSGGHTIGVTHCDKFVRRLYQFKGAAPQYSPPMNLAFLRQMRQTCPLSYSPTTVAMLDAVSPNKFDNGYFQTLQQLKGLLASDQVLFADRRSRATVNYFAANQTAFFDAFVAAITKLGRVGVKTAAGSDAEIRRVCTKVN